The Nitrospira sp. genome segment GCACGATCTGGTCAATTGGCCAGTTGCCAAATTGGCTGATGCTCAGGTCGTACTGGTTGCCGATATCGATCGGGGTGGGGTCTTTGCGCAAGTTCTTGGAACCTTAGATTTGCTGGACTCGAACGAACGCACCAGGGTCCGAGGGATCATCATCAATAAATTCCGTGGTGATGCCAGGCTATTCGCCGATGGGGTGAAGTTCTTGGAAGCACGAAGCGGGCTGCCGGTCTTGGGAGTTGTCCCGTTTCTTCGTGATCTGATGCTCGATCAAGAAGATAGCCTCGATCTCGATCGGAACTTACAAACACGCTTTGCATCCGACCGACTCAATGTTGCCGTCATTTTACTGCCGCATATGAGCAACTTTACCGATTTCAATATCTTGGCATCTGAAGCAGATGTCGCATTGAAGTATGTGACTTCGCCCTCGATGCTTGCCGAAGCCGACATCGTGATGATCCCCGGGAGCAAAAATACGCTGGCAGACCTTTCCTATTTGAAGGAAAAAGGATATGTCCCCGCACTGGACAACCATCTACATAGGCGGCGAGAACTGATCGGTGTCTGTGGTGGCTATCAAATGCTCGGTCGCCGGATTTCGGATCCTCACGAGGTCGAGCAAAGCGGTACAAGCTGTGGACTGGGTTACTTGAATACCGAGACAGAGCTCAAACAAGTCAAGCGCACCACACAAGTCGAAGCAAGTGCGGAGGGCCGCTTCGCACAAGCGGAGACCGTGGCCCGTGGGTATCAGATCCATATGGGCGTCACGCGACGGGTGAACGAACTTCCATGTTTTAGAGTTCGCAGCCAATCAGTACTGGGTGAGGAAGCCCGCCTGTCGATCTCTACGAGCGAAGAAGAGTTCGATGGAGCCATTC includes the following:
- a CDS encoding cobyric acid synthase, with the translated sequence MKARALAILGTGSDVGKSLITAGICRLLHRTGVRVAPFKAQNMSLNSFVTPEGREIGRAQALQAAACGIPPHVDMNPILLKPESDNCSQVVVLGKVFGKREASAYFDCRQELWSVVEESYARLANQYDVLVIEGAGSAAEVNLREHDLVNWPVAKLADAQVVLVADIDRGGVFAQVLGTLDLLDSNERTRVRGIIINKFRGDARLFADGVKFLEARSGLPVLGVVPFLRDLMLDQEDSLDLDRNLQTRFASDRLNVAVILLPHMSNFTDFNILASEADVALKYVTSPSMLAEADIVMIPGSKNTLADLSYLKEKGYVPALDNHLHRRRELIGVCGGYQMLGRRISDPHEVEQSGTSCGLGYLNTETELKQVKRTTQVEASAEGRFAQAETVARGYQIHMGVTRRVNELPCFRVRSQSVLGEEARLSISTSEEEFDGAIRKDGLVWGTYIHGVFDEPGFRRAWLNHARVRKGLPPLDELVSRTVTARSQGELDRWADHVSHNLDLTCLIGYLHT